The window GGTGCGCCTCTAAGCCGGCTGGCTTAATTCAACTGAAATCGATGGCGATGCCGTTATGAACCCAATCGCCATAGCGCGTCGGGCTTAGGCCTTCGGGATCATTACGCTCTTCTTCCGGTATCGGAGCCTTGGGCGCAGGCGGCGGGTCGTTGCTCCAATGTTCGGGCTTGGTGAAGTTATCGGGGCGTTTCGTCGCGCGTTCTGTTTTCGATTGGGCCATATACCTGAAATGCGCAGGGTGGCGGTCGGTTTCAAGGGCGGGTAGGGGCGCACATGGCCAAACCATCCCTGCCTTCCGGCGATCTGTCCGCTCCCCGTTCGAATAATCCCGATTTGCCGGGGCTCCGCGCTCGCAAGGCTGTGCTGACGATGCTCGACGGCGTGCTGCGGCGCGGCGAAACGCTGGACATGGCGGAACGCGGCGCTGCCAAGGCGCTTGCCCCTGCCGACCGCGCTCTCGCCCGCGCGATAGCGAGCGAGACGCTGCGCTGGCTGGTCGATCTCGACGCGCTGATCGACAGCGCCACCCGCAAACCGTTGCAGCACGAGGCCAAGGCGCGGCAGGTGCTGCGCCTGATGCTGGCGCAATGGCTGCGGCTGGATACGCCGCCGCATGCGGTGATTGCGACCGGGCTGCCCTTGCTGACCGGAGGGCTGCGCCGGTTGGCCCACGGCGTATTCTCCACCCTGACGAAGCGTCCCGCCACATTACCCGAAGCGCCCACGCTGCCTGATGCAGTCAGAATGCGATGGGGCAACAGGGCCGAAG of the Alteripontixanthobacter maritimus genome contains:
- a CDS encoding DUF1674 domain-containing protein, encoding MAQSKTERATKRPDNFTKPEHWSNDPPPAPKAPIPEEERNDPEGLSPTRYGDWVHNGIAIDFS